The DNA window GCACATTTTCCAAATATCCAGCACCCCATCCCCGGTCCAGACTTTTTCAGTTGTCAATTATCAATAGTCAGTTCCCGACCGGCATCCGGATCGTAAATCTGGATCCCTTGTTCAATTCGCTCTCCACACCGACCGTGCCGCCGTGGGCGTGTACGATCGCCCTTACAAAACTGAGGCCCAGGCCGAGCCCCCGCTGGGACCGGCTGTGATCCCCCCGGTAGAGGCGGTCCCAGATCTTACTGATGTCGGCGGGAGGGATCCCTACCCCCTGATCTGAGATGGAGATGACAGCACAGGCATCTTCTGGTCGGGCGGATATTTCTATCTCCCTGCCGTTTCCGCTGTACTTGATGGCATTATCCAGGAGATTGGCCATGACCTGCTGGAAGCGGATTCGATCGGCACGGATAACCAGCTCTTGGGGGAGATTTCCGGTGATGGCGATCCCCTTCTCCTCTGCCACCACCTCATAGAGATCCATTATGGACTCAATAACTTCGGGGACAGATACCTCGCCGATCTCCAGCCGCATCGCCCCGGTCTCCGCCTCGGCAATATCCATCAGGGCATTCAGCATGGTCAACATCCGTTCGGATTCTTCCATGCAATCGGCCAACGCCTCCCTGCACGCATTCTGTTCCCTGGCATCCTGGAGCGCCAGTTCGGCCACGCCGCGCAGGCGGGTCATGGGGGTCCGCAGATCATGGGCCACATTGTCCAGGGAGTCATGCATGGCCTGTATCAGGGAATCATTCCTGTCCAGCATCTGGTTGAAAAGAGAGACCAGCTCATACATCTCCCCCCGTTCTCCCCGTACAGGAACGCGCAGACTCATCTTCCCTGTCTTCAGAATATCTCTCACGGTCTGGATGAGATGACGGATCGGCCGGATGGCGCGGAAGGTCAGGAGTCCGCCGCCGACAATGCCCAAGAGGAGGATCGGGACGCTGAACATCAAAAACACGGTCCTGAAAAACGACAGGAGTTCCTGGGCCTGGGTGGAACTCTTTCCCACCTGGAGCTTGAGGCCGCCCGGCAACCCCGTTATACCGATGGTCCAGGCCTCTTTTTCCGCCTGGTCTTTGATGGTGAGCCACAACTCCTCTTCCGTGCGCGGCACCGACCTGAGCCGGCCGTCGTCAACGCCCTTAAACCCTTTTGGAAAGCTGACAAAGAGGACCTGGTTGAGGGGACCCACGATACGCACAAAGAAGATGTCCCTGGCCGTACCGCTCTGTTGATCGAACCGGGCCTTGAGCGCGCGGAGCCCGCCCTCCCCATACCAGGCGCGGTACTCCTGGATCCGGTCCCGGACGGTCTCACGCTCCCGCTGCTCGATGAGGTTATCCATAAGATAATAGGCGACGACAAACAGGCCGCCGGAACTGACCACAAAAAAGAGCGCATAAAGGGCGCTCAATTTCAGGCTGAAGGTCAGTCCGATCTTACTGTTCCTTGAGAACATAGCCCATTCCGCGAACCGTCTGAATCATCTTATGGTCAAAGTCCCTGTCGATTTTGTTGCGAAGCCGGCACACCAGGACATCCACCACATTGGTCTGGGGATCAAAGCTGTAATCGTACACATGCTCCAGTATGGAGGTCTTGGACACAATCCGATTCTTGTTTCGCACCAGATATTCCAACAGGGCGAATTCACGGGCCGGAAGGCTGATATCCGCATTATTCCGTCGGGCCTGGCGGGACAGAAGATCCAGGGTCAGTTCTCCTGCGGTAAGGGTGGAGGGCTCTGATATCCGGGTGGATCGCCGGATCAGGGCATGAATCCTGGCCAGGAGTTCTGAAAATGAAAAGGGTTTGGTCAGGTAGTCATCGCCTCCGGCCTGGAGGCCCTTG is part of the Deltaproteobacteria bacterium genome and encodes:
- a CDS encoding GHKL domain-containing protein → MFSRNSKIGLTFSLKLSALYALFFVVSSGGLFVVAYYLMDNLIEQRERETVRDRIQEYRAWYGEGGLRALKARFDQQSGTARDIFFVRIVGPLNQVLFVSFPKGFKGVDDGRLRSVPRTEEELWLTIKDQAEKEAWTIGITGLPGGLKLQVGKSSTQAQELLSFFRTVFLMFSVPILLLGIVGGGLLTFRAIRPIRHLIQTVRDILKTGKMSLRVPVRGERGEMYELVSLFNQMLDRNDSLIQAMHDSLDNVAHDLRTPMTRLRGVAELALQDAREQNACREALADCMEESERMLTMLNALMDIAEAETGAMRLEIGEVSVPEVIESIMDLYEVVAEEKGIAITGNLPQELVIRADRIRFQQVMANLLDNAIKYSGNGREIEISARPEDACAVISISDQGVGIPPADISKIWDRLYRGDHSRSQRGLGLGLSFVRAIVHAHGGTVGVESELNKGSRFTIRMPVGN
- a CDS encoding response regulator transcription factor; translation: MRILVVEDDSKIASFISKGLKEAGFAVDVAHDGVDGLHLGLTEPYDAAVVDIMLPGLDGLSLIERLRAKKIATPVIILSAKRSVDDRVKGLQAGGDDYLTKPFSFSELLARIHALIRRSTRISEPSTLTAGELTLDLLSRQARRNNADISLPAREFALLEYLVRNKNRIVSKTSILEHVYDYSFDPQTNVVDVLVCRLRNKIDRDFDHKMIQTVRGMGYVLKEQ